The sequence CGTATTCGGAGTAGCGCTCGGCGAGCCGCGCGCGGCGGGAGTCGAGGGCTTCGAGATCTTCGGCCGCCCAGCCTTCGAGCACCTGCGCGTGCAGGGCGTCGATGGCCGCCGCGGTCTCGCGATTGAATCCGCCGGCCGCGACCAGGCCGCGCACACAGGCGTAGAGCGCGAACCCGGTCCATTCCCATCGCGCCTCGACCGTCGCCGCCGGCAGCATCCCGGAGGACTCGAGGTCGGCCCAGAGTCTGGGGATCACGGCCTCGGCGAACGCGGCGAGCGCGCGGCCGCGCTCGGCCGGATCGCGAATCACTTCACCCAGTCTCCGAACCGCTGGTGCGCGCGCTCATGACGGCGGGTTGGTGCTCCAGTCGTAGAAGCCGCGGCCGCTCTTCCGGCCGTGGAGGCCGGCGAGGACCATGCGCTTCAGCAGCGGCGGAGCGGCGAAGCGCTCCTCCTTGAACTCGTCGAACATGATCTGACAGATCGAGTAGGTGGTGTCGAGGCCGACGTAATCGGTGAGGAACAGCGGGCCCATCGGATAGCCGCACCCGAGCTTCATGGCGTTGTCGATGTCGTCGCGCGAGGCGAGTCCCTGCTCGAAGACGCGGATGGCGTCCACCATGTAGGGCACCAGCAGGCGGTTGACGACGAAGCCGGTCGAATCGCCGCAGCTCACCACCGTCTTGCCGATCGCCACGCACCACGCGCGTGTCTCCTGCAATGCGGCCGCGTCGGTGCGAATGGTGCGCACCACTTCCACCAGCTTCATGAGCGGCACCGGATTGAAGAAGTGGAGCCCGACGAAGC comes from Candidatus Sulfotelmatobacter sp. and encodes:
- a CDS encoding 3-hydroxybutyryl-CoA dehydrogenase, yielding MAIQKVGVVGCGLMGSGIAQVSAQAGFPTVVCELSPEVLQKGLGMIQKFLQGGVEKGKVAPYVLDKTMANLKGTTRLEELKDCDLIVEAIVENLAAKKELFGKLDALGKTDAILASNTSSLSITEMSTFVKRPERFVGLHFFNPVPLMKLVEVVRTIRTDAAALQETRAWCVAIGKTVVSCGDSTGFVVNRLLVPYMVDAIRVFEQGLASRDDIDNAMKLGCGYPMGPLFLTDYVGLDTTYSICQIMFDEFKEERFAAPPLLKRMVLAGLHGRKSGRGFYDWSTNPPS